Proteins from a single region of Paramormyrops kingsleyae isolate MSU_618 chromosome 9, PKINGS_0.4, whole genome shotgun sequence:
- the LOC111839628 gene encoding T-cell immunoreceptor with Ig and ITIM domains-like isoform X3: MRTGGLVSVATRGHAASPADHVGSGNVPHIITDPHVNADLGGDFTLNCRLSVSNTNVIQVEWSWGSSEKPEEKIVVFKKGSEANYPSLKFSDRITFFSHSQHHVSIRISDVIMNDTGNYVCQYTTFPSGSFQATTTVTVTEPSHGASLWIVGTVMAALLFTVLLAAAVYVTLKHARKTTSARSRPDQTTNDQDKESRQHEGSPVQTRRRVWRSDLSQPSVKRPSSFRWTERGQGHNLRRDQEGLTTPD, encoded by the exons ATGAGGACCGGAGGCCTGGTCTCCGTAGCAACCCGAGGGCACGCAGCGTCTCCAGCAGATCATGTTGGAT CTGGAAATGTTCCACACATCATTACAGATCCACATGTTAATGCTGACCTGGGTGGTGATTTCACACTGAACTGTAGGCTGAGTGTGAGCAATACCAACGTGATACAGGTTGAGTGGTCATGGGGATCATCAGAGAAGCCTGAAGAGaaaattgttgtttttaaaaaagggtCTGAGGCAAATTACCCAAGTCTCAAATTCAGTGACAGAATAACTTTTTTCAGTCACTCCCAGCATCATGTGTCCATCCGAATCTCAGACGTGATAATGAATGACACCGGAAACTACGTCTGTCAGTACACCACCTTCCCCAGCGGCAGCTTTCAAGCGACCACCACAGTCACTGTAACAG AGCCCTCCCATGGAGCTTCCCTTTGGATTGTGGGAACTGTCATGGCTGCCCTGCTGTTCACAGTCCTGCTGGCTGCCGCTGTGTATGTCACCCTAAAACA TGCCCGGAAAACGACCAGCGCAAGAAGCC GCCCAGATCAGACCACCAATGATCAAGATAAG GAAAGCAGGCAGCACGAAGGTTCCCCAGTCCAAACCAGACGTAGAGTATGGAGAAGTGATCTTTCCCAGCCAAGTGTCAAGCGCCCATCTTCCTTCAGGTGGACCGAACGCGGACAGGGACACAACTTACGCCGAGACCAAGAGGGCCTAACCACTCCGGACTGA
- the LOC111839628 gene encoding T-cell immunoreceptor with Ig and ITIM domains-like isoform X1, with the protein MRTGGLVSVATRGHAASPADHVGSGNVPHIITDPHVNADLGGDFTLNCRLSVSNTNVIQVEWSWGSSEKPEEKIVVFKKGSEANYPSLKFSDRITFFSHSQHHVSIRISDVIMNDTGNYVCQYTTFPSGSFQATTTVTVTEPSHGASLWIVGTVMAALLFTVLLAAAVYVTLKHARKTTSARSRPDQTTNDQDKDLNYAEIGFFRKAGSTKVPQSKPDVEYGEVIFPSQVSSAHLPSGGPNADRDTTYAETKRA; encoded by the exons ATGAGGACCGGAGGCCTGGTCTCCGTAGCAACCCGAGGGCACGCAGCGTCTCCAGCAGATCATGTTGGAT CTGGAAATGTTCCACACATCATTACAGATCCACATGTTAATGCTGACCTGGGTGGTGATTTCACACTGAACTGTAGGCTGAGTGTGAGCAATACCAACGTGATACAGGTTGAGTGGTCATGGGGATCATCAGAGAAGCCTGAAGAGaaaattgttgtttttaaaaaagggtCTGAGGCAAATTACCCAAGTCTCAAATTCAGTGACAGAATAACTTTTTTCAGTCACTCCCAGCATCATGTGTCCATCCGAATCTCAGACGTGATAATGAATGACACCGGAAACTACGTCTGTCAGTACACCACCTTCCCCAGCGGCAGCTTTCAAGCGACCACCACAGTCACTGTAACAG AGCCCTCCCATGGAGCTTCCCTTTGGATTGTGGGAACTGTCATGGCTGCCCTGCTGTTCACAGTCCTGCTGGCTGCCGCTGTGTATGTCACCCTAAAACA TGCCCGGAAAACGACCAGCGCAAGAAGCC GCCCAGATCAGACCACCAATGATCAAGATAAG GATTTAAACTATGCAGAAATTGGTTTCTTCAGGAAAGCAGGCAGCACGAAGGTTCCCCAGTCCAAACCAGACGTAGAGTATGGAGAAGTGATCTTTCCCAGCCAAGTGTCAAGCGCCCATCTTCCTTCAGGTGGACCGAACGCGGACAGGGACACAACTTACGCCGAGACCAAGAGGGCCTAA
- the LOC111839628 gene encoding T-cell immunoreceptor with Ig and ITIM domains-like isoform X2 → MEFGVFSILLVMTSLAHYTAGNVPHIITDPHVNADLGGDFTLNCRLSVSNTNVIQVEWSWGSSEKPEEKIVVFKKGSEANYPSLKFSDRITFFSHSQHHVSIRISDVIMNDTGNYVCQYTTFPSGSFQATTTVTVTEPSHGASLWIVGTVMAALLFTVLLAAAVYVTLKHARKTTSARSRPDQTTNDQDKDLNYAEIGFFRKAGSTKVPQSKPDVEYGEVIFPSQVSSAHLPSGGPNADRDTTYAETKRA, encoded by the exons ATGGAATTTGGTGTATTTTCCATTTTACTGGTGATGACCAGCCTGGCTCATTATACAG CTGGAAATGTTCCACACATCATTACAGATCCACATGTTAATGCTGACCTGGGTGGTGATTTCACACTGAACTGTAGGCTGAGTGTGAGCAATACCAACGTGATACAGGTTGAGTGGTCATGGGGATCATCAGAGAAGCCTGAAGAGaaaattgttgtttttaaaaaagggtCTGAGGCAAATTACCCAAGTCTCAAATTCAGTGACAGAATAACTTTTTTCAGTCACTCCCAGCATCATGTGTCCATCCGAATCTCAGACGTGATAATGAATGACACCGGAAACTACGTCTGTCAGTACACCACCTTCCCCAGCGGCAGCTTTCAAGCGACCACCACAGTCACTGTAACAG AGCCCTCCCATGGAGCTTCCCTTTGGATTGTGGGAACTGTCATGGCTGCCCTGCTGTTCACAGTCCTGCTGGCTGCCGCTGTGTATGTCACCCTAAAACA TGCCCGGAAAACGACCAGCGCAAGAAGCC GCCCAGATCAGACCACCAATGATCAAGATAAG GATTTAAACTATGCAGAAATTGGTTTCTTCAGGAAAGCAGGCAGCACGAAGGTTCCCCAGTCCAAACCAGACGTAGAGTATGGAGAAGTGATCTTTCCCAGCCAAGTGTCAAGCGCCCATCTTCCTTCAGGTGGACCGAACGCGGACAGGGACACAACTTACGCCGAGACCAAGAGGGCCTAA